In Thermodesulfobacteriota bacterium, the genomic window CCCCCCGCTGCCTCCGGCGGAGTTTTCCACGTTCATACTATCTCTTTCAACGGCCGCTCTCGTGAACCTCGGAGAGATGCAAAACCCGGTAACCGGGGAGGCCGAGAAGGACGTTAATGCGGCGAAGCATACAATCGACATAATCGGGATGCTCGGGGACAGGACGAAAGGGAACCTATCGGAAGAAGAGACGAGATTTCTGGACGGCGTACTGGCCGACCTGCGTCTGAAGTACTGCAAGGCCGTCGAGTAGGGACGGCCCGGTCGGATAAAAAACCCCTCATGGGGGAATAAGGTGGGTATAGAGATGAAGACTTACGGAATAAAAACCATATTGCTCGTGGCGTTCGTATCGGTCCTCGTGGGTGTTGCCATAACCGCGAGCCTCGACGTTACCGAATCCACGGTCGCACAGAATTTTTGGAAAGAATCGGACAACGGTGAGCCCCCCGCCATAGGGCCCAACTCCTTTGTGGCCCTGGCGAAGAAGCTCTCGCCGGCGGTGGTGAACATATCCACGACCCAGGTCATAAGGGAGAGGCAGCCCGCTATGCCCTTCCCCGAGCCCCGGACCCCGTTCGAGGACTTTTTCGGGGAGGATTTTTACAAATTCTTCGGCGAGCCGGAGAGGGAGTTCAAAAGACAGAGCCTCGGCTCGGGCTTCATCATAAACGAGGAGGGCTACATCCTCACCAATAACCACACCATAGAGAACGCGACC contains:
- a CDS encoding DUF1844 domain-containing protein, coding for PPLPPAEFSTFILSLSTAALVNLGEMQNPVTGEAEKDVNAAKHTIDIIGMLGDRTKGNLSEEETRFLDGVLADLRLKYCKAVE